TCGCGGGTGGTGGGCGCGTCGGTGTCGCCGGCCTGGTAGCGCAGGCGCACCACGCCTTGTGTCGTCACGGCCAGCACCAGCTGTTGGTACATGTTCAGCTGACTGCCTGGCCCGGCCGGACCCAGCACCTGAATGTGGGGGCTGAGTGTGGCGAGGTGGTCCCGGTCGGGACGGCGGAGCACGGCCCGCACCTTGTCCATAGCTGCCCCGCTGAGTTGGGCGGTGGGCGTGTCGGTGAGGCGGGCGGCCAGCTTTTCGGCTGTGAGCAGGGCCGTGGCTTCTTCGCGCGAAAACATGACGGGAGGCAGGCGGTAGCCCTCGGCCAGGGAATAGCCCACCCGAGGCTCCCCAAACAGCGGCACACCGGCCTGCTCCAGGGTGCGCAGGTCCCGGTAAATTGTGCGCAGACTCACGCCAAATTGCTCGGCCATACTAGGCCCGGTCACGATGCGCTTGGCTTGCAGCTGGATCAGGATGGCAGTAATCCGGTCGAAACGGTTCATGGCGGGCGGGGCCTTCATCTGGTAAAGAGGTAAAATTACGCTGAACTGCGTTCCGGCTGCATTAGGGAACCCAAAAACAACGGGCCTATGCTCACTAGCATAGCCCCGTTGACGCAAGTCAAAATACAGTGTCTGTTTACTGCGGGTGCACTTCTTAACAGGCACCATCCAAGCAGCCGCCTTAGCTGAGTTTGTCAATCAAGCTCTGTATTTTGCCTTATGAACATCCGTTGGTTTTTGCTTTGCTTGCTCCCTTTTCTGCTGATCTTGCTTCCGGCGACAGGCTCCGCGCAGCAAACACCCGCCTGGCCCCGCCACCCAACCACCGGCCGGGTAGAGTTTACCGGGGTACTACCCTGGCCTACGCCCAGGCCGACCTTACCGCAGCAACAAGCCTTGGTCAAACGGTGGTATCTGGCGAAGCTGACTGCAGGAAACTCAGGCCGACTCGGTAAGCCTGATACCTTAGCCGCTACTTTTGCCGGGCAGCCTACTATAGCCTACCTGGGCTCTTTAACGTACACCCCCGACCACACCGGCGTAGTGGACTCAGTGTATGACTTGCTTATCTGGAGCGTGTGGTACACGGTTCGCCTAACTCCCACGGCGGCAGGATTGACCTACCACCTCTCAGAGTTTGAGTTTGCAGAAACCGTGTACGATGCCGCCAGTTCGGATTCTTTGGAAAAAATGCTTCCCCAGTATTCGGGGCAGCTGGCGGTGTTTCATCGGCGCCTGCGCAAAGCACTAGCTGGCTGGTAGGACGACAGTAGAAACCCGTATTCCGTTCTACCCACTACTCAAACAGCAGTACCACTTTGCCTTGGGTCCGGCGGGCTTCCAGGTCGCGGTGCGCGGCCGGCGCCTTGGTCACCGGGTAGGTTTGCACGGGTAGCTGCAACTGACCGGCCCGGAAGTAGTCTAGCAGCTCTTGGGTATACTCCCCTAACCTGCCCAACTCGCCAAACACTGTATAGCCCCGCACCACCTGCATTTGCCCGATGAGCTGTTGCGCATCGAGTTTAGTTGGCTCGCCCGAGGCCGCTCCGTAGATAACGGCAGTTCCTCCGGCACCCAAGACTTGCAGGGCCTCTGTGCCCACCTGCCCGCCAACGGCATCGAATACAGCCGCTACCCCTTGCCCAGCCGTAACAGCACGCACCTGCTGCACCCAGTCGGCCTCGGCGTAGCTCACCACGGCCTCGGCCCCGAGGGCCTGTACCCAAGCCTTCTTTGCTTCGCTGCCTACGGCGGCAATTACTTGCTGGCCCCGGTTTTTGGCTACCTGCACCAGCATAGAGCCCACGCCTCCGGCGGCGGCCAGCACCAGCACCGAGGCATACAAACCGGTATTGAGCAGCCCTACAGCCGTGGGCCCCTGGGCCAGCAGGGCTGTGGCCTCGGCATAACCCAGCTCTGCGGGCAAAGGAATAACCTGGGCGGCGGAAGCTACGGCATACTCGGCGTAGCCCCCGCTAGGCAGCATCGCCATGACCCGCTGGCCTACTTGCACGTTGGTTACTCCTTCTGCCAAGGCTTCAATCGTGCCCGCCACCTCGTAACCGGCCACGTAGGGCAGCGGCAGGGGCTTGGGGCTGAGGCCTTGGCGCTGCCAGATGTCGGCGTAGTTTACCCCGCTGGCAGCGACTTTAATCAGCACCTGGCCCGCGCCCGGCTGGGGCGTGGGCAAGTCGACCAGCTGCAG
Above is a genomic segment from Hymenobacter cellulosivorans containing:
- a CDS encoding quinone oxidoreductase family protein; the protein is MKAVQFSEHGAAEVLQLVDLPTPQPGAGQVLIKVAASGVNYADIWQRQGLSPKPLPLPYVAGYEVAGTIEALAEGVTNVQVGQRVMAMLPSGGYAEYAVASAAQVIPLPAELGYAEATALLAQGPTAVGLLNTGLYASVLVLAAAGGVGSMLVQVAKNRGQQVIAAVGSEAKKAWVQALGAEAVVSYAEADWVQQVRAVTAGQGVAAVFDAVGGQVGTEALQVLGAGGTAVIYGAASGEPTKLDAQQLIGQMQVVRGYTVFGELGRLGEYTQELLDYFRAGQLQLPVQTYPVTKAPAAHRDLEARRTQGKVVLLFE
- a CDS encoding helix-turn-helix transcriptional regulator; this encodes MKAPPAMNRFDRITAILIQLQAKRIVTGPSMAEQFGVSLRTIYRDLRTLEQAGVPLFGEPRVGYSLAEGYRLPPVMFSREEATALLTAEKLAARLTDTPTAQLSGAAMDKVRAVLRRPDRDHLATLSPHIQVLGPAGPGSQLNMYQQLVLAVTTQGVVRLRYQAGDTDAPTTRDIEPIGLYLGRQWHVVAYCRLRQAFRDFRLDRVQDLGLTGEMFAARPETLQHYWAAEATRRPREKVVVRLRAAASMPAAVQQLHDTKRQYGWAHEQPLPDGSLEMTFLVGSLPYVAAWLLPYAGAVTIVEPAALRQELRELAQKAQHFFGAPE